The nucleotide sequence AGCTGTAGCGGATCTCGGGGTAGCCCGAGAGGATCTGGCGACAGCGGTCGATGAGCGCCGCCTCGCCCGCGCGATCGCCGGCGTCGGTCACGGTGATGCCGAGCTGCGCGACGTTCTCGCGGCGTTCGCTGCGCGCTCCGCCCAGGCTGGGGTTGTCGCCGGCGCTGGCGTAGAGGACGTCGATGCGCGGATCGTCCTTCAGCGCGTCCTCGATCTCGCCGAGCTTGTCCTCGGCGCGCGCCAGCGGCGTGCCGGCGGGGAACTCCAGATCGAAGGCGAACTGTCCCTGCGCGAAGGGGGGCACCAGCTCGAGGCCGAGGAAGGGCAGGCAGAGCAGCGCCGCCGCCGCGAGCAGCACGGCGACGGCGAGCGTCGCGGCGCGATGGGCAAGCGCGGTCTCGAGCAGGCGCGGGTAGGCGCGGTCGAGGCGCTCCCAGCCCGCGTCGAAGATGCGCTGCAGCGGCCAGAAGATCCAGCCCAGCAGGCGGCTCAGGCCAGCGCCCACCCAGCGGCCCACGCGGAGCAGCAGCCCGGGCAGCAGGGCGAAGAGCGCGCGTCCGACCCAGCGCAGCAGCCAGCCCACGGGCCGCGCCGGCCAGGTCAGGACGCGGCGGACCCGCCCCCGGGGGCGGACGGGCCGGGGCGTCGGCACCGCCTCCGGCTCTTCGGGCAGGGCGATGCCCGCCGGTCGGCCGCCCAGGCTCGAGAGCACGGGGATCAGCGTCAGCGCCGCCACCAGCGAGACGAGCAGCGAGGCCGCCACCGTCAGCGCCTGGTCGCGGAAGATCTGTCCCGCGATCCCCTCCACGAAGATGATGGGCAGGAACACGGCCACCGTCGTCAGCGTGGAGGCCGTGACCGCGCGCGAGACCTCCGTGGCGCCTTCGCGCGTCGCGTCCCAGAGGCTCGCGCCCTCGCCGCGCCGCCGGCTGATGGCCTCCAGCACCACGATCGCGTTGTCCACCAGCATGCCCACGCCGAGGGCCAGCCCGCCCAGGCTCATGATGTTGAGCGAGATGCCGAGCTGCTGCATCACGAAGAAGGTGCCGAGCACGGACACCGGGATCACCGTGGCGATGACGAAGGTGCTGCGCCGGTTCTTGAGGAACAGGTAGAGGACGAGCACGGCCAGCAGGCCGCCGATCACGGCGTTGCTGCGCACCTCGCGCAGCGACTGCTCGATGAAGGTGCTCTGGTCGGCCAGCACCACCAGGTCCGTGCCCTCCGGCAACTCACCGCGCAGCCGCTCGAGGCGCCGCTTGACGGTCTGCGCCACCTGCACGGTGTTGGCGCTGCCCTCCTTGAAGAGGCTCAGCTCCACGGCCTCCTGTCCCCGCACGTGGGAGACGACCTCGCGCTCCTTGTAGCCGCGCGTGACCGTGGCCACGTCGTCCAGCGTGACGCGGCGGTCGCCGTCCTCGTAGACGATGGTGCGGGCCACGTCGCCCTCGTCCTCGAACTCGTTGAGGGTGCGCACGAGGAACTCGGCGTCGCGGTCGCGCAGACGGCCGCCGGCGGTGTTCAGGTTCTGGTCGCCGAGGAAGGTGGAGACGGCGCTGATGGGCAGGCCCAGCGCGGCGAGGCGGTCTTCGTCCACCTCGACCTGGATCTCCTCCTCGAGACCGCCCTGCACGCGCACCGACGCCACGCCCTCCAGCGACTCGAGGTCCTTCTTCAGGAGGCGGTCGGCGAGGTGGCGCAGCGTGACCAGATCGTGCTCGCCGTAGAGGCCCAGGCGCAGGATGGGATCGAGGTTGGGGTCGTAGCGCAGGAGGACGGGGCTGCTGGCGTCCTCGGGCAGCCGCACCATGTCGACCTTCTCGCGGACGTCGAGCGAGGCGAAGTCCATGGCCGTCTTCCAGCCGAACTCCAGCGTGATCTCCGACACGCCGGGCCGCGAGACGGAACGCAGGCTGCGCAGACCCTGGATCACCGACACCGCCTCCTCGAGGGGCTCGGTGATGAGCTTCTCCACCTCGGCCGGCGCCGCATCGGCGTACTCGGTCTGGAGGGTGAGCGTGGGGTAGGAGATGTCGGGCAGCAGGTTGAGCGGCAGCCGCGTCAGCGAGACGAAGCCGAAGAGCAGGGCCGCGACGGTGATCATGAACACCGTCACCGGCCGCCGCATGGAGCCGGTGACGATCTTCATGACGCGTCGTCCTCGGCGGGGGTCGAGTCGGCCAGCGCGCTGCCCTCGGCGCCCAGGTCCTTGATCTTGGTCCCGGGCCGCAGGCTCCCCGTACCGACGCTCACCACGCGCTCACCCAGGTCGAGCCCTTCGAGCACCTCCACGTTGCGTCCGTTCGCGAAGCCCGTGCGGACGCTGACCTTGATCACGCTGTCGGCCACGGCCTTGAAGACATAGGTCTCGCCCCCCTCGGGCACGAGCGCCCGCTTGGGGATGACGAGGACGTCGCGATGCATGTCCGTCTGCACCTTGACCCGCACGAAGGATCCCGGGCGCAGCACGCCCTCCTGGCCCGCGATGCGGCAGGTGATCTTCACCGTGCCCGTGCGGGTGTCGACGATCGGCGCCACCCGCAGCACCTCGCCCGGCAGCTCGAGCTCGGGCTGGGTGTCGGGCGCGACGACCACGGCCTGACCGGGCGCGATGCGCATGGCCTGCTTCTCGGGCAGGTAGATCTGCGCCAGGAGCGGGTCGCTGTCCACGAGCCGGTAGAGGGTCGTGCCCGCGGTCAGATGCTGCCCCGGATCCACCCGCCGCTCGACGATCCGCCCTCCGAAGGGCGCCAGAATCCGCGTGTTCGCCACGCCGATCTCCGCCGCCTTGCGCTGCGCCTCCGCCTCTTCCCACTGGAAGCGAAGGTCCTGCAGTTCCTTGTTGCTGATGCCCTGCTCGTCGTGCAGCGCCTCACCGCGCTTGAACTCCCGCTCCCGGGCCTCGGCGCGGAGGGTGGCCTCCTTCAGCGCCACCGCCTCCGCCTCGCCGTCGAGCTGGGCGAGCAGCTGTCCGGCGATGACCCAGTCGCCCTCCTCGGCCCGGAGGCTCTGGATCTGGCCCGCGGCCTTCGACTGGACGTCCACCTGCTTCTCGGGCTCGAGCGAGGCCGTCGCGCCGAGATAGCTGGGCACGTCGTCGCGCGTCACCTCCGCGAGCTCGACGGGAATCCGCGGCTCCTCGTCCTCCTTCTTGTCCTTGTCGTCCCCGTGACGGAAGCGCGCCAGCAGTCCGCCGGACTTGCCCTGGCTCTTGCTGCTGTCGGCCTGGCTGCTGTCGGCGACGGCCGTGCTGTCGGCGGCCTGCCCTGCGTCGGCCGACGTGTCGCCGTTGCTCTTCGCGCAGCCCGAGAAGCCGTGGCTCGCGGCGAGCAGGAAGATCGCGAGAATGACGAACAGACTCAGGGGGCGAGAGTCGGCGGTGGATCCGGAGATCCGCTGCATGGTGGCCTCCTCGGCTCGAACGGGGAGTGGCGGCGAGCTGGACAGGTCGCTGGCGTACGGTCCTTGTCGTGAACGGTTACGCCTCGACTCCTTGGAGCCGCGCAGGCCGGTCTTGGTTACATCGCCCCGCGGCTTCGACGATCTGCGGACCCGTGGCTCGGCGTGCGCCCGCCCCCGGGGGCGGGTTGTTCAGCGGCGGCGCGTGTCTGGCGCTATCGGACCTCCTGGTCTCGCTCGCCCCCGGGGGCGGGTGGGGCTGCCGCGGGAAGATTCTCTCGACTATCTCTCGTGCCGCCCTTGACGGCCTTCATATGATACTATACATTGGTATCCCACGCAAGCCTCCCGCTGCACTTTCCTGGGACTTTCAACATGGAGACTCGAGCCGACCGCGCCCGGCGACTGCACCGGGCTCTGACGACTGAACTTCAGCGATTGCAGCGCCTCGAGAAGGGCGCGCTGCTCTCCTTCGCTTCTATCATGGAAGATCAGCTCTACCGCGAGCTGGGCTATTCCTCGATCCATGCCTACGGGCGAGAGGCGCTGGGCTTCTCCGAGCGCAAGCTCTCGGCCTTCGTGCGCATGGCAGGCGCCCTGGAGCGGCTACCGGAGACGCGGCGTGCCGTCGAGGCCGGCGAGTTGCCCTGGACCAAGGCGCGGGAGCTCGTCTCGGTGGCGACTCCCGCGAACGAGACCCTCTGGTTGAGCGATGCCAAGCGCCTCGGCCGCCGCGCGCTCGAGCGGAAGGTGAAGGCGAGTCGGCCGCGGCCGCCGAGGAAGCGCCAGGATCCCCCGGCGCTGTTCGCCGCGGGCGACCCCGAAGCGCGCCGCGAGGAGGCCGAGGCCGCCGCGCCGCTGCGCATCACGCTGAACTTCACGCCGGAGCAGCACGCGCGCTGGGAAGCGCTGATCGAGCAGCTGCGCAAGGACGGGCAGCTCGACCCGAGGGAAGAACTGGTGCTCGCAGCGCTCGCCACCCGCCCCCGGGGGCGGGTGAAGCAGGCCGCCACCGTGATCATTCGCCGCTGTCCGGACTGCGGGGCGCAGGCCTACGTCACCAGCCGCGGCGAACTGCCCGCCCCCGGGGGCGACCTGCCGCGCACGCTCACGCCGGCACTGCGGCGGACGATCCTCGCCCGCGACGGCCACCGCTGCCAGGGGCCGGGCTGCACGAGCACGCGCTTCCTCGAAGTACACCACCGGAAGCCCCGCGCAAACGGCGGCACGAACGACCCGAGTAACCTGATCACGCTCTGCAGCGCGTGCCATCAGCTCCATCACGAGCGGGGCCTCGCGCGGGCGGTCGTCGCCGGGGCGAGCGCGCGCGGCTCGCCCTGACTGACGCCGCCGCACGAAAAAGCCCGGCGACACGGGGTCGCCGGGCGGGGCGGAGCTGTGCGCGTGCGCAGCCCCACACGGCAAGTTTTCATTCAACCGGGTCCGGTACTCCTGCTATACTGAGGCGGATGCACCTGCCCCGTCGTGGGCATCTCGGGTAACCCTCGAAAGGACACTGTGATGATGAAGACCGTGAAGGGACTGGCCGCAGGCCTGCTAGTTCTCCTCCTGGCCCTGCCGGTGCTGGCCGACGCCACGCGCCTGCCGCTCGGCGAGGACGCCACCCGACTGGAACTGCTCTCCCGGGTGGGCGATGCCTACCACTATAGGCTCAGCCTCGACGGGCTCGCCGCCGAACGCGTGATGACGCCCCAGGGCGCCTTCACCCGGCTCGAGATTCCCGGCTACTACCACAGCCAGGACGTGGGCGCCCCCGCGCTGCCGCTCGTCAACCGGCTGATCGAGATCCCCTTCGGCGCCCGGGCGCAGGTCAGCGGGATCGACGTCCGCGAGCGCACGGTGGACCTGGCCGCCAGCGGCTTCGGCGATCCGCTGCTGCCGGCGCAGGCCAGCGTCTCCAAGAGCATGGATCCGGCCATGGCGCCCTTCGCTTACGATGCCGACGCCTACCGCGTCGATCCCGTGGCGCGCGATCTGGTGCGTGTGGTGGATTGCGGTCAGCTCCGCGGCGTGCACGTGGGACGTCTCGAGATCTCCCCGGTGAGCTACTCGCCGGAGGGGGGGAGCCTGCGCGTGGCCGAGAGCGTGGAGTTCACGGTGGACTTCGCGGGGGGGGATCCCGTGGCCGAGGCCCGTCTCAAGGCCCTCACCCGTAGCCCCTTTTTCACCCCGGTCTACGAGCGCATCGAAGGCGTGCGCGGTCTGCACGACAGCTATCCCGATCACGTCCGCGATCTGGTGACCCTCGTCGTCGTCACGCCGCCCGAGTTCGAGAATCAGCTGGCGGACTTCGTCGCGTGGAAGGAGCGCCGCGGCTTCAAGACGATCCTCGCGGTAACCGGCACTCCCGAGGTGGGCAGCACCAAGGAGCAGATCCGCGACTACATCCACGGGCTCTACAACAACGCGACGCCGGAGCTGCCGGCGCCCAGTTTCGTGATCTTCGTGGGCGACATCGCGCAGATGCCGACCTTCACCGAGGGCGGCGACGTGACCGACCGGCCCTACTGCGCGGTGGACGGGGACCTCTACCCCGACATCTACTACGGTCGCTTCAGCGCGACGAACCCGACGCAGCTGCAGAACATCCTCGACAAGACCCTGATGTACGACCAGTACGCCATGCCGGATCCCAGCTACCTCGACGAGGTGGTCATGATCGCGGGCATGGACGGCAGCTTCGGGTCGACCTGGGCCAATGGCCAGATCAACTACGGGACGACCTACTACTTCAACGCGGCGCACAACATTCTCAGCCACACCTACCTGTACCCGAACTCCGGCAGCCATGCCGCCGACATCGTGCAGGACGTGAGCAACGGCGTGAGCTACGTGAACTACACGGCGCACGGCAGCACGACGAGCTGGTCGGACCCGTCCTTCACGCAGTCGAACATCAACAGCCTGCAGAACTCCGGGAAGTACTGCCTCGCCGTCGGCAACTGCTGCCTCACGAGCAGCTACGAGGTGGCGGAGTGCTTCGCGGAGACCTGGCTGCGCGTCGCGGACAAGGGCGCGATCGGCTACATCGGCGGCAGCAACTCGACCTACTGGGACGAGGACTACTGGTGGGGCGTGGGCTACGGCTCGATCGTGGCCAACCCCACCTACGAGACTCACGAGATCGGCGCCTACGACGGCCTCTTCCATGACCATGGCGAGGCCATGACCCAGTGGTACGTCACCAACGACGCGCTGATCTACACCGGCAACCTGGCCGTGACCGAGGCCGGCAGCAACCTGATCAGCTACTACTGGACGATCTACAACCTCATGGGCGACCCGAGCCTCAGCACCTGGATCGGCACGCCGGGCACGAACCCCGTCAGCCACGACGCCACGCTGTTCACGACCAGCGCCTCGATGTCCATCAGCGCGCTCCCGAACAGCTACTGCGCGCTCAGCCAGAACGGCGTGCTCAAGGGCGCGGGCACCGTGGACGCGACCGGCACGCTGGACATGGAGATCTGGGAGCTGCTGACGCCGGGCACGGCCGAGTGCATCGTGATGGCCCAGAACAAAGTGCCGCACGTGGAGACCGTGAACATCGCCGTACCGGCGACGATCGTCTTCGATCCGGCGACGATCGACGCGGGCGTGCCCACCGACGTGACGGTGGGCGTCTACGAGGCCGACGGCGTGACGCCCAAGCCCGGCATCGAGGTCTGGGCCGACGGCATCGGCTACGCCACCGCGCATTCCACCACCGGCGTGGACGGCACCTGCGTCCTCAGCCTGGACTACCCCTACGGCCCGAGCCTGGACATCTGCGGGCAGGACCCCGCCGAGACCTACCTGCTCTTCCGGCAGGCGCTGCCCGTCAACGCGCTGGCCCAGAGCGGCATCGCGCTGCGCGTGAACACGGACATCGGTCTGAACGGCGCCTTCCCGCTCAACCTGCCGGGCACGCTCGAGGCCTACAAGCCCTTCGGCGGCGCGCTGCCGGCGCACGAGCTGTGGGCCTACGTCAACGACGAGCCCGGGCTCATGAGCACGGCGGACGCCCTGACCCTCACGCCGAACGCGCTGGGCAGCGTGCGCGGCGTCTTCGCGCAGGTGGGCTACGACTGCGTCGAGGCGACCTTC is from Candidatus Latescibacterota bacterium and encodes:
- a CDS encoding efflux RND transporter permease subunit — its product is MKIVTGSMRRPVTVFMITVAALLFGFVSLTRLPLNLLPDISYPTLTLQTEYADAAPAEVEKLITEPLEEAVSVIQGLRSLRSVSRPGVSEITLEFGWKTAMDFASLDVREKVDMVRLPEDASSPVLLRYDPNLDPILRLGLYGEHDLVTLRHLADRLLKKDLESLEGVASVRVQGGLEEEIQVEVDEDRLAALGLPISAVSTFLGDQNLNTAGGRLRDRDAEFLVRTLNEFEDEGDVARTIVYEDGDRRVTLDDVATVTRGYKEREVVSHVRGQEAVELSLFKEGSANTVQVAQTVKRRLERLRGELPEGTDLVVLADQSTFIEQSLREVRSNAVIGGLLAVLVLYLFLKNRRSTFVIATVIPVSVLGTFFVMQQLGISLNIMSLGGLALGVGMLVDNAIVVLEAISRRRGEGASLWDATREGATEVSRAVTASTLTTVAVFLPIIFVEGIAGQIFRDQALTVAASLLVSLVAALTLIPVLSSLGGRPAGIALPEEPEAVPTPRPVRPRGRVRRVLTWPARPVGWLLRWVGRALFALLPGLLLRVGRWVGAGLSRLLGWIFWPLQRIFDAGWERLDRAYPRLLETALAHRAATLAVAVLLAAAALLCLPFLGLELVPPFAQGQFAFDLEFPAGTPLARAEDKLGEIEDALKDDPRIDVLYASAGDNPSLGGARSERRENVAQLGITVTDAGDRAGEAALIDRCRQILSGYPEIRYSFRRPSYFSFQTPIEVQVYSYDLDGLAAYSDRLAVAMAQIPGLRDVKSSLEQGNPEVQVHFERDRLASLGLDMDTVSRTLRGKIRGDVATRLKEEDRQVDVRVRRAAAQEMNVAEIGGLVVGQVEGRPIPLATVADVNVGTGPAQIVHVGQQRAAVIGANLAGRDLGSATRAIEKLLGDMPPPPSMAATLGGQNRELSTSFRSLMLAVTLAIFMVYLVMASQFESFLHPFVILMTVPLGLVGVVFALLATHTAVSIVVLIGAVMLTGIVVNNAIVLVDFVNQRRREGVPKRRALVEAGAARLRPILMTTLTTVLGLAPMALGLGEGAEIRAPMAVAVIGGLSLATLLTLVVIPVTYDLLDRKA
- a CDS encoding efflux RND transporter periplasmic adaptor subunit, with the translated sequence MQRISGSTADSRPLSLFVILAIFLLAASHGFSGCAKSNGDTSADAGQAADSTAVADSSQADSSKSQGKSGGLLARFRHGDDKDKKEDEEPRIPVELAEVTRDDVPSYLGATASLEPEKQVDVQSKAAGQIQSLRAEEGDWVIAGQLLAQLDGEAEAVALKEATLRAEAREREFKRGEALHDEQGISNKELQDLRFQWEEAEAQRKAAEIGVANTRILAPFGGRIVERRVDPGQHLTAGTTLYRLVDSDPLLAQIYLPEKQAMRIAPGQAVVVAPDTQPELELPGEVLRVAPIVDTRTGTVKITCRIAGQEGVLRPGSFVRVKVQTDMHRDVLVIPKRALVPEGGETYVFKAVADSVIKVSVRTGFANGRNVEVLEGLDLGERVVSVGTGSLRPGTKIKDLGAEGSALADSTPAEDDAS
- a CDS encoding HNH endonuclease, with product MQRLEKGALLSFASIMEDQLYRELGYSSIHAYGREALGFSERKLSAFVRMAGALERLPETRRAVEAGELPWTKARELVSVATPANETLWLSDAKRLGRRALERKVKASRPRPPRKRQDPPALFAAGDPEARREEAEAAAPLRITLNFTPEQHARWEALIEQLRKDGQLDPREELVLAALATRPRGRVKQAATVIIRRCPDCGAQAYVTSRGELPAPGGDLPRTLTPALRRTILARDGHRCQGPGCTSTRFLEVHHRKPRANGGTNDPSNLITLCSACHQLHHERGLARAVVAGASARGSP
- a CDS encoding T9SS type A sorting domain-containing protein, with amino-acid sequence MKTVKGLAAGLLVLLLALPVLADATRLPLGEDATRLELLSRVGDAYHYRLSLDGLAAERVMTPQGAFTRLEIPGYYHSQDVGAPALPLVNRLIEIPFGARAQVSGIDVRERTVDLAASGFGDPLLPAQASVSKSMDPAMAPFAYDADAYRVDPVARDLVRVVDCGQLRGVHVGRLEISPVSYSPEGGSLRVAESVEFTVDFAGGDPVAEARLKALTRSPFFTPVYERIEGVRGLHDSYPDHVRDLVTLVVVTPPEFENQLADFVAWKERRGFKTILAVTGTPEVGSTKEQIRDYIHGLYNNATPELPAPSFVIFVGDIAQMPTFTEGGDVTDRPYCAVDGDLYPDIYYGRFSATNPTQLQNILDKTLMYDQYAMPDPSYLDEVVMIAGMDGSFGSTWANGQINYGTTYYFNAAHNILSHTYLYPNSGSHAADIVQDVSNGVSYVNYTAHGSTTSWSDPSFTQSNINSLQNSGKYCLAVGNCCLTSSYEVAECFAETWLRVADKGAIGYIGGSNSTYWDEDYWWGVGYGSIVANPTYETHEIGAYDGLFHDHGEAMTQWYVTNDALIYTGNLAVTEAGSNLISYYWTIYNLMGDPSLSTWIGTPGTNPVSHDATLFTTSASMSISALPNSYCALSQNGVLKGAGTVDATGTLDMEIWELLTPGTAECIVMAQNKVPHVETVNIAVPATIVFDPATIDAGVPTDVTVGVYEADGVTPKPGIEVWADGIGYATAHSTTGVDGTCVLSLDYPYGPSLDICGQDPAETYLLFRQALPVNALAQSGIALRVNTDIGLNGAFPLNLPGTLEAYKPFGGALPAHELWAYVNDEPGLMSTADALTLTPNALGSVRGVFAQVGYDCVEATFPIIEAFGTLTGHVDADGSPAAGALVQGWDGGAQPAFEAVCNASGDYDMGEDILVADYTLTVTLFGFEPFSEALFVGYGPNVHDVDLLPAPSGLLTGTITEAGSGAPLGATVRIFRSDTGELYEELSSSPTTGAYASGALPYFDWDVTVRASGHIPESATITVDAPAVTRDFVLEETVGNILIIDDGAKSTWHEAKLDLAGNVIEAGYEDAPKDIATLQGDLEGLGYTVIVETMSSNPSTWFDYDFIMTCSGNNTTTLDNATFRAALLSFVQAGGKLLVEGGEVGYDWDYQDSAWAQAVLHVANWNHDSSGSVTVYDANHPVMSFPNAITGPITVSYSGYGDQDALVVTADAERIGAWTSYPTDASIIVCDRDATPEDGDFVMFGWCYASMDAAKRVQLLENAVVWLIGGGLTPVEEAPVTLPTQVALRGNFPNPFNPKTSIRFELPATAQVELAVYDVKGRRVATLVDGTLIAGPHVVEWQGREASGAQATSGVYFARLKVGDEVLTRKMLLLK